A genome region from Cucumis sativus cultivar 9930 chromosome 4, Cucumber_9930_V3, whole genome shotgun sequence includes the following:
- the LOC101218797 gene encoding ubiquitin carboxyl-terminal hydrolase 25 isoform X2 — protein MALQLQMSWQPSLLSQKRRNGPPLGLKNLGNTCYLNSVLQCLTYTPPLANFCLRNQHSSLCDFASSDADRKRECPFCILERRIVRSLSLDLTLDSPLNVQSCLRIFAEHFRLGRQEDAHEFLRYVIDACHNTCLRLKKLRRNGSYNGGATTGSSTVVKEIFGGALQSQVKCLSCGNDSNKVDEIMDISLDVLHSSSLKEALQKFFQLEILDGSNKYKCDNCKKLVVARKQMSILQAPNILVIQLKRFEGIFGGKIDKAIAYEESLQLSNFMCKGSQDSRPEYKLFGTIVHSGFSAESGHYYAYIKDASGRWYCCNDSYVTVSTLQEVLSEKVYILFFSRTNQRPVTASTALASNGVKSHECNRSDGSKVSKHSVVTKTAQTRSHVEQSSRKELSSLSKVDKPTFSSRGKSNMNGHSNMNGHSNTIRAPSTINGKIVLEEDQSIKENEKENVNSLPLENGARHKSSLGNGNSKKSFEVEHDVIEREHKSVLVSSNGNGGSMGMKADKHDPCNINPMNNKFTSGRGSNHDEVDNASNCPSEVRRAKRKSDFCILFQQDAQSRERVEDLKQDLKRETLSVLRSCGWLEEVFNCMRSRKRLCLREMDTTQSCNDLKKLLIEEAKQKFISRIPESLKGDLIEKLQLFSQEK, from the exons ATGGCCTTGCAATTGCAAATGAGTTGGCAACCGAGTTTACTGAGTCAGAAACGGCGGAACGGCCCCCCACTCGGTCTCAAAAACCTAGGCAATACCTGCTACCTCAACAGCGTCCTTCAATGTCTCACTTACACCCCTCCCCTCGCCAATTTCTGCCTCCGCAATCAGCACTCTTCtcttt GTGATTTTGCTTCCTCCGACGCCGACCGAAAGCGCGAATGTCCTTTTTGCATTTTGGAGCGGCGTATAGTGAGGTCTTTGAGCTTGGATCTAACCTTGGACTCGCCTCTCAATGTCCAGAGCTGTCTCAGGATCTTTGCCGAGCATTTTCGTTTGGGACGCCAGGAGGATGCACACGAGTTCCTTCGTTATGTCATCGATGCTTGCCACAACACCTGCCTCCGCTTGAAGAAGCTGCGTCGTAATGGCAGCTACAACGGTGGAGCTACTACTGGAAGCTCCACGGTCGTCAAGGAAATTTTCGGGGGTGCCTTGCAGAGTCAGGTGAAATGTTTATCTTGTGGAAACGACTCCAATAAGGTTGACGAGATAATGGATATTAGTCTTGATGTTTTGCATAGTAGTTCTCTTAAAGAGGCATTGCAGAAGTTCTTTCAACTGGAAATTTTAGATGGCAGTAATAAGTACAAGTGTGACAA TTGTAAAAAGTTGGTGGTGGCTAGGAAGCAGATGTCGATACTCCAAGCACCAAATATTCTTGTCATCCAATTGAAG AGATTTGAAGGCATATTTGGTGGTAAGATTGACAAGGCCATTGCGTACGAGGAGAGTTTGCagctttcaaatttcatgTGCAAGGGAAGTCAG GATTCACGGCCGGAGTACAAGCTCTTTGGTACCATAGTGCATTCAGGTTTCTCTGCAGAATCTGGACATTATTATGCATATATCAAG GATGCATCAGGTAGGTGGTATTGCTGCAACGACTCATATGTTACAGTTTCAACACTGCAAGAGGTTTTGTCAGAAAAGGtttatattctctttttctctcgtACGAACCAAAGGCCAGTAACTGCTAGCACAGCTCTTGCTTCCAATGGTGTAAAATCTCATGAATGTAATCGCAGTGATGGGTCCAAAGTCTCAAAACATTCTGTTGTTACTAAAACAGCACAGACAAGATCCCATGTCGAGCAATCTTCTCGGAAGGAACTTTCAAGTTTATCTAAGGTAGATAAACCAACTTTCAGTTCACGAGGAAAGTCTAATATGAATGGACATTCTAATATGAATGGACATTCTAATACCATACGAGCTCCTTCCACCATTAACGGAAAGATTGTTCTTGAGGAGGATCAATCCATCAAGGAGAATGAGAAAGAGAATGTAAACTCATTGCCTCTGGAAAATGGTGCAAGACATAAATCTTCTCTTGGGAATGGAAATAGCAAGAAAAGTTTTGAAGTTGAACATGATGTCATTGAGAGGGAACATAAATCTGTGTTAGTGAGCAGTAATGGCAATGGTGGGAGTATGGGAATGAAAGCAGATAAACATGACCCATGCAATATTAATCCTATGAATAACAAGTTCACTTCAGGAAGGGGGTCTAATCATGATGAAGTGGATAATGCAAGCAACTGCCCCTCTGAGGTCAGAAGGGCCAAAAGAAAGTCAGACTTCTGTATCTTGTTTCAACAGGATGCTCAATCTCGGGAAAGAGTTGAAGACCTGAAACAAGA TCTCAAGAGAGAAACTTTATCAGTTTTAAGGTCATGCGGTTGGTTAGAGGAAGTCTTCAATTGCATGCGTTCAAGGAAGAGATTATGCTTACGGGAAATGGACACCACTCAAAGTTGTAATGATTTAAA GAAATTGCTGATTGAAGAGGccaaacaaaagtttatttcACGGATACCAGAATCTCTAAAAGGGGACCTTATTGAAAAACTTCAACTATTTAGCCAAGAAAAGTAA
- the LOC101218797 gene encoding ubiquitin carboxyl-terminal hydrolase 25 isoform X3, whose amino-acid sequence MALQLQMSWQPSLLSQKRRNGPPLGLKNLGNTCYLNSVLQCLTYTPPLANFCLRNQHSSLCDFASSDADRKRECPFCILERRIVRSLSLDLTLDSPLNVQSCLRIFAEHFRLGRQEDAHEFLRYVIDACHNTCLRLKKLRRNGSYNGGATTGSSTVVKEIFGGALQSQVKCLSCGNDSNKVDEIMDISLDVLHSSSLKEALQKFFQLEILDGSNKYKCDNCKKLVVARKQMSILQAPNILVIQLKRFEGIFGGKIDKAIAYEESLQLSNFMCKGSQDSRPEYKLFGTIVHSGFSAESGHYYAYIKQDASGRWYCCNDSYVTVSTLQEVLSEKVYILFFSRTNQRPVTASTALASNGVKSHECNRSDGSKVSKHSVVTKTAQTRSHVEQSSRKELSSLSKVDKPTFSSRGKSNMNGHSNMNGHSNTIRAPSTINGKIVLEEDQSIKENEKENVNSLPLENGARHKSSLGNGNSKKSFEVEHDVIEREHKSVLVSSNGNGGSMGMKADKHDPCNINPMNNKFTSGRGSNHDEVDNASNCPSEVRRAKRKSDFCILFQQDAQSRERVEDLKQEKLLIEEAKQKFISRIPESLKGDLIEKLQLFSQEK is encoded by the exons ATGGCCTTGCAATTGCAAATGAGTTGGCAACCGAGTTTACTGAGTCAGAAACGGCGGAACGGCCCCCCACTCGGTCTCAAAAACCTAGGCAATACCTGCTACCTCAACAGCGTCCTTCAATGTCTCACTTACACCCCTCCCCTCGCCAATTTCTGCCTCCGCAATCAGCACTCTTCtcttt GTGATTTTGCTTCCTCCGACGCCGACCGAAAGCGCGAATGTCCTTTTTGCATTTTGGAGCGGCGTATAGTGAGGTCTTTGAGCTTGGATCTAACCTTGGACTCGCCTCTCAATGTCCAGAGCTGTCTCAGGATCTTTGCCGAGCATTTTCGTTTGGGACGCCAGGAGGATGCACACGAGTTCCTTCGTTATGTCATCGATGCTTGCCACAACACCTGCCTCCGCTTGAAGAAGCTGCGTCGTAATGGCAGCTACAACGGTGGAGCTACTACTGGAAGCTCCACGGTCGTCAAGGAAATTTTCGGGGGTGCCTTGCAGAGTCAGGTGAAATGTTTATCTTGTGGAAACGACTCCAATAAGGTTGACGAGATAATGGATATTAGTCTTGATGTTTTGCATAGTAGTTCTCTTAAAGAGGCATTGCAGAAGTTCTTTCAACTGGAAATTTTAGATGGCAGTAATAAGTACAAGTGTGACAA TTGTAAAAAGTTGGTGGTGGCTAGGAAGCAGATGTCGATACTCCAAGCACCAAATATTCTTGTCATCCAATTGAAG AGATTTGAAGGCATATTTGGTGGTAAGATTGACAAGGCCATTGCGTACGAGGAGAGTTTGCagctttcaaatttcatgTGCAAGGGAAGTCAG GATTCACGGCCGGAGTACAAGCTCTTTGGTACCATAGTGCATTCAGGTTTCTCTGCAGAATCTGGACATTATTATGCATATATCAAG cAGGATGCATCAGGTAGGTGGTATTGCTGCAACGACTCATATGTTACAGTTTCAACACTGCAAGAGGTTTTGTCAGAAAAGGtttatattctctttttctctcgtACGAACCAAAGGCCAGTAACTGCTAGCACAGCTCTTGCTTCCAATGGTGTAAAATCTCATGAATGTAATCGCAGTGATGGGTCCAAAGTCTCAAAACATTCTGTTGTTACTAAAACAGCACAGACAAGATCCCATGTCGAGCAATCTTCTCGGAAGGAACTTTCAAGTTTATCTAAGGTAGATAAACCAACTTTCAGTTCACGAGGAAAGTCTAATATGAATGGACATTCTAATATGAATGGACATTCTAATACCATACGAGCTCCTTCCACCATTAACGGAAAGATTGTTCTTGAGGAGGATCAATCCATCAAGGAGAATGAGAAAGAGAATGTAAACTCATTGCCTCTGGAAAATGGTGCAAGACATAAATCTTCTCTTGGGAATGGAAATAGCAAGAAAAGTTTTGAAGTTGAACATGATGTCATTGAGAGGGAACATAAATCTGTGTTAGTGAGCAGTAATGGCAATGGTGGGAGTATGGGAATGAAAGCAGATAAACATGACCCATGCAATATTAATCCTATGAATAACAAGTTCACTTCAGGAAGGGGGTCTAATCATGATGAAGTGGATAATGCAAGCAACTGCCCCTCTGAGGTCAGAAGGGCCAAAAGAAAGTCAGACTTCTGTATCTTGTTTCAACAGGATGCTCAATCTCGGGAAAGAGTTGAAGACCTGAAACAAGA GAAATTGCTGATTGAAGAGGccaaacaaaagtttatttcACGGATACCAGAATCTCTAAAAGGGGACCTTATTGAAAAACTTCAACTATTTAGCCAAGAAAAGTAA
- the LOC101218797 gene encoding ubiquitin carboxyl-terminal hydrolase 25 isoform X1, whose product MALQLQMSWQPSLLSQKRRNGPPLGLKNLGNTCYLNSVLQCLTYTPPLANFCLRNQHSSLCDFASSDADRKRECPFCILERRIVRSLSLDLTLDSPLNVQSCLRIFAEHFRLGRQEDAHEFLRYVIDACHNTCLRLKKLRRNGSYNGGATTGSSTVVKEIFGGALQSQVKCLSCGNDSNKVDEIMDISLDVLHSSSLKEALQKFFQLEILDGSNKYKCDNCKKLVVARKQMSILQAPNILVIQLKRFEGIFGGKIDKAIAYEESLQLSNFMCKGSQDSRPEYKLFGTIVHSGFSAESGHYYAYIKQDASGRWYCCNDSYVTVSTLQEVLSEKVYILFFSRTNQRPVTASTALASNGVKSHECNRSDGSKVSKHSVVTKTAQTRSHVEQSSRKELSSLSKVDKPTFSSRGKSNMNGHSNMNGHSNTIRAPSTINGKIVLEEDQSIKENEKENVNSLPLENGARHKSSLGNGNSKKSFEVEHDVIEREHKSVLVSSNGNGGSMGMKADKHDPCNINPMNNKFTSGRGSNHDEVDNASNCPSEVRRAKRKSDFCILFQQDAQSRERVEDLKQDLKRETLSVLRSCGWLEEVFNCMRSRKRLCLREMDTTQSCNDLKKLLIEEAKQKFISRIPESLKGDLIEKLQLFSQEK is encoded by the exons ATGGCCTTGCAATTGCAAATGAGTTGGCAACCGAGTTTACTGAGTCAGAAACGGCGGAACGGCCCCCCACTCGGTCTCAAAAACCTAGGCAATACCTGCTACCTCAACAGCGTCCTTCAATGTCTCACTTACACCCCTCCCCTCGCCAATTTCTGCCTCCGCAATCAGCACTCTTCtcttt GTGATTTTGCTTCCTCCGACGCCGACCGAAAGCGCGAATGTCCTTTTTGCATTTTGGAGCGGCGTATAGTGAGGTCTTTGAGCTTGGATCTAACCTTGGACTCGCCTCTCAATGTCCAGAGCTGTCTCAGGATCTTTGCCGAGCATTTTCGTTTGGGACGCCAGGAGGATGCACACGAGTTCCTTCGTTATGTCATCGATGCTTGCCACAACACCTGCCTCCGCTTGAAGAAGCTGCGTCGTAATGGCAGCTACAACGGTGGAGCTACTACTGGAAGCTCCACGGTCGTCAAGGAAATTTTCGGGGGTGCCTTGCAGAGTCAGGTGAAATGTTTATCTTGTGGAAACGACTCCAATAAGGTTGACGAGATAATGGATATTAGTCTTGATGTTTTGCATAGTAGTTCTCTTAAAGAGGCATTGCAGAAGTTCTTTCAACTGGAAATTTTAGATGGCAGTAATAAGTACAAGTGTGACAA TTGTAAAAAGTTGGTGGTGGCTAGGAAGCAGATGTCGATACTCCAAGCACCAAATATTCTTGTCATCCAATTGAAG AGATTTGAAGGCATATTTGGTGGTAAGATTGACAAGGCCATTGCGTACGAGGAGAGTTTGCagctttcaaatttcatgTGCAAGGGAAGTCAG GATTCACGGCCGGAGTACAAGCTCTTTGGTACCATAGTGCATTCAGGTTTCTCTGCAGAATCTGGACATTATTATGCATATATCAAG cAGGATGCATCAGGTAGGTGGTATTGCTGCAACGACTCATATGTTACAGTTTCAACACTGCAAGAGGTTTTGTCAGAAAAGGtttatattctctttttctctcgtACGAACCAAAGGCCAGTAACTGCTAGCACAGCTCTTGCTTCCAATGGTGTAAAATCTCATGAATGTAATCGCAGTGATGGGTCCAAAGTCTCAAAACATTCTGTTGTTACTAAAACAGCACAGACAAGATCCCATGTCGAGCAATCTTCTCGGAAGGAACTTTCAAGTTTATCTAAGGTAGATAAACCAACTTTCAGTTCACGAGGAAAGTCTAATATGAATGGACATTCTAATATGAATGGACATTCTAATACCATACGAGCTCCTTCCACCATTAACGGAAAGATTGTTCTTGAGGAGGATCAATCCATCAAGGAGAATGAGAAAGAGAATGTAAACTCATTGCCTCTGGAAAATGGTGCAAGACATAAATCTTCTCTTGGGAATGGAAATAGCAAGAAAAGTTTTGAAGTTGAACATGATGTCATTGAGAGGGAACATAAATCTGTGTTAGTGAGCAGTAATGGCAATGGTGGGAGTATGGGAATGAAAGCAGATAAACATGACCCATGCAATATTAATCCTATGAATAACAAGTTCACTTCAGGAAGGGGGTCTAATCATGATGAAGTGGATAATGCAAGCAACTGCCCCTCTGAGGTCAGAAGGGCCAAAAGAAAGTCAGACTTCTGTATCTTGTTTCAACAGGATGCTCAATCTCGGGAAAGAGTTGAAGACCTGAAACAAGA TCTCAAGAGAGAAACTTTATCAGTTTTAAGGTCATGCGGTTGGTTAGAGGAAGTCTTCAATTGCATGCGTTCAAGGAAGAGATTATGCTTACGGGAAATGGACACCACTCAAAGTTGTAATGATTTAAA GAAATTGCTGATTGAAGAGGccaaacaaaagtttatttcACGGATACCAGAATCTCTAAAAGGGGACCTTATTGAAAAACTTCAACTATTTAGCCAAGAAAAGTAA
- the LOC101219026 gene encoding probable sugar phosphate/phosphate translocator At3g14410, producing the protein MADRRAEGFFKGEMLTYAYLLLYITLSSGQIFFNKWVLSSKEINFPYPLALTLLHMIFSSILCFILIKVFKVLKIEEGMSAEMYATSVIPIGATFAMTLWLGNTAYLYISVAFAQMLKAIMPVAVFVLGVAAGLELMSCRMLLIMSVISFGVLVASYGEINISWIGVVYQMGGVVGEALRLIFMEILVKRKGLKLNPISIMYYVSPCSALCLLIPWIFLEKPKMEARESWNFPPVILVLNSLCTFALNLSVFLVITHTSALTIRVAGVVKDWVVVLLSALLFADVKLTVINLFGYGIAIAGVVAYNNHKLKKEASRGSPNDSDQLESIPMVTSSSSNK; encoded by the exons ATGGCGGATCGCCGAGCCGAAGGTTTTTTCAAAGGAGAGATGCTCACTTATGCTTACCTTCTTCTCTATATTACTCTCTCCAGTGGCCAGATCTTCTTCAACAAG TGGGTCTTGTCCTCAAAGGAGATCAACTTTCCTTATCCTCTTGCTTTGACTCTACTTCACATGATCTTCTCGTCCATCTTATGTTTTATACTCATTAAAGTGTTTAAG GTTTTGAAGATCGAGGAAGGTATGAGTGCAGAAAT GTATGCTACATCAGTAATCCCAATTGGTGCAACCTTTGCAATGACTCTTTGGCTGGGAAACACTGCTTACCTGTATATCTCTGTTGCCTTCGCACAAATGCTCAAAGCAATAA TGCCTGTTGCCGTCTTTGTTCTTGGAGTAGCAGCAGGTCTTGAGTTAATGAGCTGTAGAATGTTACTGATCATGTCAGTGATAAGTTTTGGTGTTCTAGTGGCTTCATATGGAGAAATAAACATCAGTTGGATTGGTGTTGTTTACCAAATGGGAGGTGTTGTAGGGGAAGCTCTAAGACTAATTTTCATGGAGATCCTGGTTAAAAGAAAGGGCCTAAAATTAAATCCTATTTCTATCATGTATTATGTTAGTCCCTGCAG TGCCCTTTGCCTGCTCATTCCATGGATCTTTCTGGAGAAACCAAAGATGGAAGCACGGGAATCATGGAACTTTCCTCCTGTTATACTAGTGCTCAACTCTCTATGTACTTTTGCTCTCAACCTCTCAGTTTTCCTTGTTATTACACATACAAGTGCCTTGACTATTCGTGTTGCTGGAGTTGTCAAGGACTGGGTTGTGGTCTTATTGTCAGCTCTTTTATTTGCGGATGTAAAGTTGACCGTTATTAATCTCTTTGGATATGGCATTG CCATTGCCGGAGTTGTGGCATACAACAATCACAAGTTGAAAAAGGAAGCTTCACGAGGAAGTCCTAATGATTCTGATCAGCTTGAATCCATCCCAATGGTCACATCCTCGTCCAGCAACAAATAG